TTGAAAGGAGTGAgggataaaaatataaaaaaaaaaacgatagcATAGAGCATACGAAAGGCCAAAGAAGCAGCTTCTTTCGCTTTGGAAAAAAGTGGCTCGAGGTCGTGCCTCGAGCACGAATCTTCGAATTCTTCTCTTGACTCGTGGCACGCGATGCGAGAGGCGATCCTCAGCCTCGTGTAACGTCGCCTGTGATCGtgtcgacgacgaggacgacaacgacgactgtGGGTCGCTGTCATTATTATAACACACTCTACGTTTccatttagaaataaaaaagaaaagaaaaacaacttTGTGAGATGTTTGCTATGGAACAGGTGAACCGAGGACACTTTGTGTCACTCGATATCTATCGATTtcgataacaaaaagaaagaaagaaaaagattcttcAATCTTCAGCGATGAGATTATTAACGTCGAGATTGTATTCGCCTCGAAAATTATCGAAGATTATTCTCGAGTGGTCATCTACGTCGGCCAGATCCGTTCAGTTGAGAATCGGCAAGTGACACAACGCTGTggctgagagaaagagagacaaaaggaCAGTATAGATACGTATTTCATTCGAACAGGAAAATTGCACGGAGCCTGCAGATTTCAGGCTCTAGTGCAGCAAGGAGCTTTGCTTCCTTGTCCAAGGAGAGGGGGAACAACGAAAGTCCTCTCTCCGAgtcattgaaaataatgtgTCTTAATCTTTCGAGAAAGAACTTGAGAATCGAGAGTGCTTATAGTAGTCGACCATGATGAAGTTCAAATCGCTGTTTCGCAGAGGACAGCAAagccagcagcagcagcagcaacaacagcagcagcagcaacaacaacaacaacaatcgaCGCAGGGCCCACAACAAACACAACAGCAACAGGTCCCCCTGCGTCAGGCCCCGAGCGCCTCTTCGCTCGAAACAAAAACTGAGAGCTTATCGACGGAAAACTGGAGTTCGATCGGTAAAGAAGTTCCCAAGAGCAACGCCAAGAATCAGCAACAGCATCAGAAGGGACCCGCTAAGGGGTCCAGGATGCAGGAGCTGGAACGGGAGATCGAGATCTTACGAAAGGATCGTGCCCGGCTTGAAGCAAATCTAAGGGAAGCAACTACCGACGCTCAATCTTTACGCGACCTGAAAACTGAACTCGCGTCTCTCAAGGTAACTTTGCACGTTTACAAATTTCCTTTATGTGATGTATTTTTCATCACTCTTACAACACAGGTTTTTGAACTCttcaaaaacagaaaaatgaagaaattcaTATGAAACAGTTATTGAATTTAAGCTTAAAGATTTGGTTTCAATGAATTTAAGATGTTTTACAATCTTttcgtgtttttttcttttttcttttttcttttttttttttttcgaaacatcTTGAACCTCTTGATGGGATTATAGTTTGAAAATCACACTATTTTATAGATCAAGAAACGCGcgtatttgtctttttcttttttatattttgttaatagtTTGTAAAGttataacaattttctatatacgtCTTTGGTAAGAATCTTGGAGATTTGGTTCTTTTTTGTCTAGCCTAACATAGTTAGAAAAGTTTTAAGgaattgtttaaattttccttcttctttcttaaaagGTTTCTCGAGTCAAAGATATAGTAcaaactaaagaaaaagatagaaattgaTCGAGACGAGCTTTGGTGAAAGTCACGAGACAGTGACGGATGTTGACGAATTAATTGGGATTAATTAATGTTGCCGACGTGAAAGTCGCGTtagcaatttttattatagtcgCTTGTAATTAAACATGAACAGGATCGATAAGAGTAACAAGAAAGTCATCGTAAAAACGTCCAACAACTTCTTCGATGAAATCGCGATCGATATgatgttttataatttacatcatttattttttcttcctgcGTCGAACAGCTCATATTGTCTTGATGACGATCACGTGGCTCACACACGAAATTTGCTCACGTggtcttcgtttcttctccctttctttccccCCCTCGTCATCCCCACCCCTTGTCATTACGTCGCCGACCTTACAAGGAAAACATACACGGTGTACCAGAtgcagacatatatatatatgtatatatgtatgtatgtatgtatgtatgtatgtatgtatgtatgtatgtatgtatggatggatggatggatgtatgtatatgatgtatgtattacGTTAGAATATTACATCATTACGAATGATACGATCACTCTgcatataaatgataaatgagAAATAGATTCATTATATCAGATCATTATTCCCAATAACATCTCTCtattctttcaaaagatttcattatttctttatcatctTTACTACCCGTGTAATAAGTTGTACGAATTGGCGGATTCAGTAGAATAATTATAGCATGAACCGAAATTTCAACTATCCCAGATATTTCTGTATGACATGGTGATGTGTCAAAATATAATTGGAACATAACTGCACGCACTGATTTCTGCGAAGTGTCGGTTCGTACATAATGATCTATTACAGAGATTCTCCAAATACAGGTcgcgttaaatattaaaatatgagaGTAGTATACATGTTCATTAAGAGAGTTCATTAGGAATGGCTGGCAAAAAATGATCGTTTTCGAAAGTGGGTCTTGATCCATAAAAGTTTGGGAAGCATTGATATCTACTGAATCTTtacagaaatgaaaagaattaattgtGTTCGCAGTTAAATTTGatctgttattttatttagttaatatttatattttgcaatagataataatataattattacgcAGTAGACTGTTAACGTTTAACCTATTCAAGTAATTTTCGTTGTCGTGTTTAACGTGCCAAAACTTGGAATGTCGatgtttagaaaattaaaatttgattagaatttgaaaaaagaaataagagatatTGAGAAACCTTCGTTGCAatatgattttcttctttcttcacttTTACGCGATGATAACCGTTGGATCTCCAGGATCGCGTGTAAGCTTcacatattttcattcttaataCTCGATAGTTTAACGGTCCGTTGAAATAACGGATAGTGAGAAAGTGGCTTATTAGAGGACAAGCAGAGGGCGTAAAATGCGGGGATgtttacgaagagaaaaagcttCTGAACGCGAATCACAGAGAACGATATGAAAAAACGTTGCTTTTCCGCACCGACGGTAATATTTACAATCCTTTTCTATCAAACTTCTACATGGTTTCAATCTTTAATTGATTTTCAATTCGATTGGCAttcaggaagaagaaaatagataataacgCATGGAACCTAACCTCCAAGATTGACAGTTATccttactattattataaaaattaaataaattttaatatatcttacTGTGCATTTTaactcatttttattattacttcgaACTAAAATATGACCATGTAACATCAATTCTTCTTTCCATATTTTCAGCAATGATTGGATGTATAcagttttctattttccttgtattattagtttaaattaaattttcaacgtTTTTCTATAGTTTACAATAAAGATATGAagatattacgaaagaaaaactaactacaaaatttcaaattgattGCTACAACGTTGATAACTATCTGATGCAGAATTTTAGCTTCTGttacataattaatatgtattgATTACAGGAGCAGCATAGTCTGGAGTTAGATCGTCTCGCAGAAGAGAATGAAGCTCTTCGTGCCCGTCTTAGGAATGTAGCTCATTCTCCGTTATCTGATTCAGAGAAGCAGCAGTTGCTATTAGATGCATCAAGGCTTCATAATTCTGCACCAGCTTCGATTGCTATACCTCAAGATGATAGCTGTACACCAAATGCAAATCTACCACAAGACAGTGCGCAATGCACTACTCCGGATTGGGATAAACATTCCTCTAGCTCTATATCAGAAGTATCAGTGGCTTGTCTTCAAGACAGAATACTACAAATGGAAGAAACGCATTATTCCACTAATGAAGAGTTACAAGCAACTATTCAAGAATTGAGTGATTTACAAGTATGTATGATCAGTAATTCTCAACAATGTaatctgaaaaatatattatatcgataaaatagtaaatttatttgatattacatTAAACGTGTTAATTTAATGTAGGCTCAATTAACGGAACTACAAGCTGACAATGAAAGattaacagaagaaaaaggtgTTCTTTTGGAATCATTGTGTCGACAAACAGAAAAGTTAGAAGATTCAAGATCAAAAGTTGACACTCTACAAGGGCTTTTATTAAGAGAAGAACAACCTCAAGAATCGTCCAAAGGTTATAACACAGAAAGGGAACAAAAATTAGTTGacttattaaaagtaaatatatacataaaattatattatcataagaTTATTCTAAATATTGATTGAtgtgttattatatatgtttccTGTTTTAGAGTGCTCAAGAAGAACGGGAGGCTCTGCTTCAAAAACAAGAGGAATTAACGtcggaattaaaaaatttaagaacGACCGCCGATGCTAATGCTACGGAAGCGgaaagattaagaaaatgtGTCCACTTGCTTGAATCTACTATAGAAACAGTCAATATAGAACGTAAACAATTGGATGTAGAATTAGCGGAAGCGCGTCAAGAGGGTGCGAACAGAAGTATAGAAATAAGCAGATTAGCTACCTTACTGGATAATGCCAGAGCTAAGATTGAAGAGTTAGAGCAGTCAAGGCAAGTAGAAAGTAAAAGTGAAGCTGATGAATTGTTAGACGCGGCAAGACGTGAAAAAGATACGTTAGAAACGCAAGCTGCAGCCTTGCAAGAACAACTGGCACGTTCGCATTGTGATCATGATCGTCTTAGAGATCAATATTCTCAACTTCAAGAAGAATACAAGGTATGTTTTTAGTAgagtatcattaaaaaaattatataatttgcgttaataaatataaatagaaaatgtatagCACGTCGCGAATAAATTTATAGGTTGCTCGAAATAATGCTAAATCAGCTATCGATGACTTGGAATATAgattaaatcaattaaaagaCGAACGACTTTCTGTCAGTACGGAATTACAATTAGTAAGAGATTCTTTGGCAGAATTACAAACACAATGTCAAAGACATctagaagataaaagagaattgaAGGCTGCTCTTAGCGAAGCACAAAGAAGAGAACGGGAAGCACAAACTCATCAGTACGAGTTGGAACGTGCTTTAGCTGAGGAACGTAGATTGAGACAAGAAGAAAGTGCTGAATGGGAACAATTCCAGACGGATCTACTTATGACTGTTAGAGTTGCGAATGACTTTAAAACTGAGGCTCAAAGCGAATTAGAACGTGTAGTTTTGGAAAACAAAGCGCAAAGAGATAAATTGAGAACATTAGAGGCTCAGCTAGATAAACTTAATAAAGGTAAGAAAAATACCTTTAATTCttcgaatattatatttgaatatgaCATATAGAACATATATTTCTCAAATTAAATTCGGATAAGTACGAAATACCAAACGTACAAGgaaaaaattcttctattCCTTTACATAATTAGAAGTTATATAAgttatacattattaatttattgcttcttttcctttctttttttctttttttttcctttttttttcttttttttttaatgtctaCTCATTATTAGGCGATACCACAGTGTCCAACAATAAAGTATTTGATACTACTAgcagaaataaacgaaaaccGACTAGCATTATTTTGAAACGTGGACGTACTATTACAAAACGTCCTCGTGAGATAAGGCGGCACATATCACCTaccaatttttttaaaacgataatcaaaaaaaattcatacaagataacaaataataataccaaACTCGCTCCTACTAATAATACAACAAAGGAACAAGATATTGCAGAGTTATCAAAAGATGAAACAGATCTAGGTAATCCATGCTCTGTCAAAGAAGTAATTAAAgtagatgaaaaattaatgtcTGGTAAAGAGATTGAATTTTGTCCAGCTTCTACTCCAAAAACTAGAAGTCCTGATACGAGTACGGGATTAACTATATTAGAAAGTAAGATCGTAGAtccgataaaagaaaacatcgaTGAAGTATCTGAAAAATTATCTACTGAACAATCTGTAAATATCCAACAGAGTGAATTATATTCAGAGATAAATAATAGCATAGATATAGATTTAAACAACACTCTAGAGAACGAGAATAGTAATCGTAAACTTTATATTCCCAGCTCAATTAATGTAGATAAAAATGCAACTTCTAAAAGCTCTCtactaaaaaatatcaaaggaaTTCAAAGTATTGATACAAATTCATATGGtatcaatatttcaaatagTAGATTTTTTGTACCAAAGAATTACGTATTTTCTGACATTGACAGTTCAATGAATGATCTCAAATTTGAAGTAGATCCTGAGATGAGCAAATTATTgcaaaaaagtgaaaataaaattcttaatgAAACAGATTCAAATCTAATCTCAGAAATCAGCAGAGAAAAATCTTTGGAAGATCCACTAATATCTAAAACAACAGTGACCAAAGATGTTCTTACATCACCCAATAAACAAAAATCCTTGCATCAATTTCCTGAGGCAAATAATTCaacaaaagaaattgttaacttgaatgacaaaaagaaacgattatttttaaaaagatatgaatCCAAACCGAGTAGTGAAATAGTCGACTCTCTTTTGGATAACATACAGTATAAATCAAAGTCGAATATgactaattatttaaaatataaaaatttttctacatCATTAGATAATCTtgattcttataaaattactgataataatgatattattcaaACTCATAGAAGTTACGAATCTCTTCCGATTATTGATtatgaaatgaaaagtaaaatgataaaggaagaaaattccAAAAGTAATCAATCcactataaataataaaaaacaaaattgtgtTTCTGTTAATGACAATGAACAATCTCCTATAAAACGTAATTATCGTTCAGGACATAATACAGATACACATACTTCAGTTTACAAACAAAGGAATATCGATGTAAAGGCAAAAATAACTAAAAGTACCATAAAAAGTAAAGATGCCAATTACAATTCAAATAATATCTCTACtaaatttcatttagaaaGAGATCAATTGAAAGATGCAGATTCCTTGAACTCTCCAAAAAAGAATACAGGAAAAGTAATTTATGAATGCAAGAATTCTAAATCTTttgaatattcaaaatataattatttagaaaagcGTAATTCTTATCCATCTATGTCTTCTATAAAGCATATTCCTATATCTCCTGTTTGCAACAAGATGCATTCTATAACACCATCATACACATCAAATAGAACTTCAAACTATACTTTAAGAGACAGAACTCAAACGTCAGAACAATTTTCTCCTACTAAAATTCTAAACAAATCATTCAAAGATATATCCAAATATAATGATTTACAAAGTGACAGATATCTAGCTTTATGTGAAGCTAATCGTTTGAAACGcttgaaatttttaagaatGAATTTGCAAACAGATTACAatatagaagataaaaagacacAAGTTAGTAATAGTCATGTTGCTAGAAAAATACCAATAAACAATGACAATTATAGTACGAGTATAGTGCCTGAAGTCTCACAAAACGATACTAATTATGCCTTGCTATGCAAGGATCGAGCGATAGGTCGTACATCATCCTTGAGAGACAAATTTGAGACTATCATAGAAGATGTGGAACTGAGAGCAGGTCGACGTTCGTTAACAGGAAAAACTTGCGACCGTAAGTCGCTACTGGTGTGGAACAATGATTGACTGCTTGTACTGCAAAATTCGACCCATTGTCTGTCCTCGTTTATAAGCTAGCCAAGAATATAGAAAGTTTAATATCTTACATGCTAGCCCCAAATGTTTCTCTAGGTTTTCAAGTTATATGTCTAATCCTTTTCGATCCTATTCAACCTATTGTTGTTAGCTTTTTGTGTTTTGGATTATTATGTTTTGAAAGATACTTGCTTTATGTTTTTATCCCTCacaaatcaaaatttttaggTGTCTTgggatttatttaaaaaaaaatattacaatttcattatttttttcttttgttttttttctcccacagacaatttaatatttgcgctttattatttcatacatatatttgttttgCTTGTTGCTTTGTCTTGttgaattaaatttgaaaCATGTTTTAATTgacgaatatttttgaatagaTCCGATCGATTTTTCAGCAAATCAGAAAGTTGTACAACAACCACCTGCAAGGCCAGCGAGTACACCAACAGAAACACAACAATGTGTTTTAACAAGTGTACAACAGGAAATGGCTGCACGACGAAAGGCTAATATTTCGCGCCAAGATTCCAGATTATCTGTTAAATGTTTAATAGAAAGTATTGAAAATGCTACAAAACAAGCTAAAGCTGGtatgtttaatatatgttgttaatcgttatttctattattctcACACactgttaatattatttattttgttttaggaCCGGGAAGTCGTAGTAGTTCAACATCGTCTTTAAATTCTATAGGGACAAATGATATAATGACACTGAAATCTCCTCTCAGAGATCAGCAACAAATAAACAACTTAATCTGTACATCAAATTctccaaataataataaaacacaGGCAGCAATAAATAGGAAACCATTATCAGGTAATTTACCATACAAGTCCTATTATAGTGGGCATAAGTTgctttttaattcataaaattgcttttattatataatctaataCTTATGCTTCTCTGAatcctcttttatatattctccATTACTTGTGCgtttagataatatttagacaaattttttttatatgtatcagtagtcatttgaaaaatataaatctttagGATGTAAATCCTAATCATGGAGGATTTGGctttatatgttatttaagCTGCAAATGATAACctttagttaaaaaaaaaaaaaaagaaaacacacgcatatctcattttcttctgCGCTTGAACATATCACGTAATCGCATGTCTATCActcatttctttcatataaataaaggTGATTTGATCATTATTTATGTTGTCATTCCCTGTGTCGTACTATTGGTAGTTctgaatgtaaaaatattggTATTTCATCGGAACCGCCGTTATATTCTGCATTCtattatttcaattctttaccgcttatatatatatatatatatatatatatatatatatatatatatatatatcacgtaaGATATAGCTTTGTTACATGTAACAAATAAAGTTTGATAAACTTACTTTACTCAGCCATCTTATCTTCCACTTCCTAACACAGAAACAAAGTCAGCAGTACCCGTGGTTTTAAGTCCTGGTGAACTTTTGGATTCTGCTGCACTAAATGTCAAGGCTATTGATTTCGTTCGTCGAAATAGTGTGACAGATTTATCAGAACGTAAAGATCCTCTTTGTGGGTTGATCAAGAATGGAGGTTCTAAGAGAAATGCATTACTTAAATGGTGTCAAAACAAGACATTAGGctatcgaaatatcgatataaCTAATTTTAGCAGCTCTTGGAACGATGGCTTAGCTCTTTGCGCTATTCTTCATTCTTATCTCCCATATAAAGTACCATATGATACTTTAACACCTgctgaaaaacgaaaaaatttttccattgCATTCTCTGCTGCTGAAAGTGTTGGCATACCTACAACCTTGGTGAGTAAAACAAATGTGTATGAGTGGGTGGGTGCGTGcgtacgcacgtacgcacgtgtaatatatatataaactttatcGATGTATAATCAATGCaatgagataaagaaaatgtaagtatGAATTAGTTGGACAATtagtaataatcataaatctatttttttcacaGAATATAGGAGAAATGTGTCAACTGGAACGACCCGATTGGCAACAAGTCATGACATATGTGACTagtatttataaacattttgaaACGTAATCGTGGTCACTATCTGAAAGATTAAGCTATATCATCCTTCCCATTGAATCCTCTTACACTTATTTGAGTGATCAAGAACAATGGCATCTAGTCAACTAAATTCTGCAAGACacaattttatacaaatttttgattattgcTGGATTAGAGCACTGCCTATACTGTATATATAGCTTTATGTGAAAGGATCTATTGAAGCATACAGAGAATTCGATGGAAGACTACACACCAAATGGAATTGCTTTTATCATGAGACTGAAAAACTTATTTACATACGTGTACGCATACATACTATGTATagtaaaaacaagaaatggATATTTAAATCTGATGAaagtataaaacaaataccttttatatatatatgtatgtgtatatatatatacgcatatatatatatgcatacatatacatatataaaaggaaagatatagtatataattaaatgcaAACTTCACGActttcttataataaatataactatgCTTTGCAGTGTCTTTTTGGCAGAGTTATGCTATACACTTTGCAATATGGTATGCATTGCATATATGAAAATGCATGTTTACATCATAGAGTCTTGCATATttgcaaataataaatgtcAAGTATTTGCGTTCCTCATACTGTATTTTTGTACTTggattatttttcgaaatacttTTGTAAAGTTTACGAACGATGTACAGAACTAAGCGCCTTAATTTAAGATAtctaatttattgaattagtCATGTTTAGTCTACTATGAAGCAAAGCAGCATATTAGAAGAGATTGTTTATGTTCTATTTTACTGAAtgagataggaaaaaaatgattaaaggCTAAGTTCTCTGTGATATAGGAAGGTAGCCCCGATACAGAGATACAGACGTTATCGTTATTGCTCTTATTATTAGCgctaatattaatatcgtccttgtcgtcgttgttatattaatatagacAATATGCTGTctgatataaaacaataaactTGCCTGATATatggatatttaaaaaactatatatatttttttttaatttcaaatattatttgcgacaaagaaaaatatcattcgtttacgtaaaagatataatttaatcattttatattacagtCGTTAGATAGCTAAAAATAGGTTAGATTGTATGATCAAAACAATATTTACAAAGAGACAATATGTGactatattacaatatatgaTAATCTGAAGTTTTTTAGTTGTTACAATTGACTTTATTtagtatatttattgtaaCTGATTATATGAATCTTATgtgattgatttaaaaaaaatcatcaagCATCAGAATTGAAGTTgtcatttattcatttgaaaaatttgatctcttttgttttcatcATGTTTCGCTCACATCCATTTTATCTTGATCTTTATCACCcgaataatattcattagtTGGCTCAATAATTTTATCCGTGTCTTGAACATTTTGTCTTGAATCAGGATCTGGTTCCGGTTGCCTCTCTTCTTCTGGTGGTAATGCATCACATGGAACGTCTTGCATTTGAACACTTGGCGaatgttgtatcatttttaaattatcataaacGTGTCTAGTTATTGCCTCTAAATACTGTTTACTATTTGCATTATCTTGTCTAGTGACAACTTCAGGATGCAATGTAAAGTCTGGTgcaaaatattctaaatattcAGTATAAGGTAATTCATTGCTGATCTGTTCATCAACAAGTAAAGATGTTTCATATGTCCAACAACGTGCCACGTTACGAAGGGTATAACCACCCCCACCAACAGTAAGTAAAGGTACATGTAAGTCTCTAACAAATTTTACACATTCTCCATGACCTTTTGTACTTAAACTGAAACATCCAAGCCTATCATTCGCTAAAGAATCTGCACCACATTGTAATACAATTGCAGTTGGTTGGAAAAACTCCATCACATGCGAGATAACAGGTTTAAATACTTGTACGTAAGACGTATCATCTATACCTTCTTTCAATGGTACATTTACAGAATAATATCTACCACTCTCTGCTCCTATTTCATACATATCTCCTGTTCcaggaaagaaataattgccATACTTGTGAAAGGAAACTGTCATAACTCTGTCAGTAAGATAAAATGCTTCTTGTACACCATCTCCATGATGGACgtcaatatctatatataatactctagcatgatattttaataattctaaaattgCGATTacaatatcgtttatataacAAAAGCCTGAAGCTTCAAATTTTTTAGCATGGTGTAAACCTCCACTCCAATTGATTGCAATGTcacaacaattattatttaattttgtagcTCCTTCTAAAGATGCCCCAGTATACATAGAACAAAAATCAAAGAGTCCTTCAAAAACAGGACAGTCATCTCCCACATTAAAGTGACTAAGATATTTTGTATATCCTTGTAAATTTTGTGGCGTTACTCTTTGTAAAAACTCCACATATTCGTCAGAATGAAACCGGCACATATCGTGAGTACTCGCACGATAAGGACGGtaaatttgcatttttttatgtaaaccATAATTAAGAACTAAACTATGAATTACAGACAATCTATGAGGTTTCA
This window of the Vespula vulgaris chromosome 1, iyVesVulg1.1, whole genome shotgun sequence genome carries:
- the LOC127071033 gene encoding cytospin-A-like isoform X3, with product MFSKARSGMSVGSGGRAPIKRTTGTTTSTVNNSTKNKSKLEPRPPSGVGKKRTDAVSLLFSAKRPPSRKVERTPTATTTTTTTTATRTTKTPQKSARTKSLERLKGQQSQQQQQQQQQQQQQQQQQSTQGPQQTQQQQVPLRQAPSASSLETKTESLSTENWSSIGKEVPKSNAKNQQQHQKGPAKGSRMQELEREIEILRKDRARLEANLREATTDAQSLRDLKTELASLKEQHSLELDRLAEENEALRARLRNVAHSPLSDSEKQQLLLDASRLHNSAPASIAIPQDDSCTPNANLPQDSAQCTTPDWDKHSSSSISEVSVACLQDRILQMEETHYSTNEELQATIQELSDLQAQLTELQADNERLTEEKGVLLESLCRQTEKLEDSRSKVDTLQGLLLREEQPQESSKGYNTEREQKLVDLLKSAQEEREALLQKQEELTSELKNLRTTADANATEAERLRKCVHLLESTIETVNIERKQLDVELAEARQEGANRSIEISRLATLLDNARAKIEELEQSRQVESKSEADELLDAARREKDTLETQAAALQEQLARSHCDHDRLRDQYSQLQEEYKVARNNAKSAIDDLEYRLNQLKDERLSVSTELQLVRDSLAELQTQCQRHLEDKRELKAALSEAQRREREAQTHQYELERALAEERRLRQEESAEWEQFQTDLLMTVRVANDFKTEAQSELERVVLENKAQRDKLRTLEAQLDKLNKGDTTVSNNKVFDTTSRNKRKPTSIILKRGRTITKRPREIRRHISPTNFFKTIIKKNSYKITNNNTKLAPTNNTTKEQDIAELSKDETDLGNPCSVKEVIKVDEKLMSGKEIEFCPASTPKTRSPDTSTGLTILESKIVDPIKENIDEVSEKLSTEQSVNIQQSELYSEINNSIDIDLNNTLENENSNRKLYIPSSINVDKNATSKSSLLKNIKGIQSIDTNSYGINISNSRFFVPKNYVFSDIDSSMNDLKFEVDPEMSKLLQKSENKILNETDSNLISEISREKSLEDPLISKTTVTKDVLTSPNKQKSLHQFPEANNSTKEIVNLNDKKKRLFLKRYESKPSSEIVDSLLDNIQYKSKSNMTNYLKYKNFSTSLDNLDSYKITDNNDIIQTHRSYESLPIIDYEMKSKMIKEENSKSNQSTINNKKQNCVSVNDNEQSPIKRNYRSGHNTDTHTSVYKQRNIDVKAKITKSTIKSKDANYNSNNISTKFHLERDQLKDADSLNSPKKNTGKVIYECKNSKSFEYSKYNYLEKRNSYPSMSSIKHIPISPVCNKMHSITPSYTSNRTSNYTLRDRTQTSEQFSPTKILNKSFKDISKYNDLQSDRYLALCEANRLKRLKFLRMNLQTDYNIEDKKTQVSNSHVARKIPINNDNYSTSIVPEVSQNDTNYALLCKDRAIGRTSSLRDKFETIIEDVELRAGRRSLTGKTCDHPIDFSANQKVVQQPPARPASTPTETQQCVLTSVQQEMAARRKANISRQDSRLSVKCLIESIENATKQAKAGPGSRSSSTSSLNSIGTNDIMTLKSPLRDQQQINNLICTSNSPNNNKTQAAINRKPLSETKSAVPVVLSPGELLDSAALNVKAIDFVRRNSVTDLSERKDPLCGLIKNGGSKRNALLKWCQNKTLGYRNIDITNFSSSWNDGLALCAILHSYLPYKVPYDTLTPAEKRKNFSIAFSAAESVGIPTTLNIGEMCQLERPDWQQVMTYVTSIYKHFET
- the LOC127071033 gene encoding cytospin-A-like isoform X4; this encodes MSVGSGGRAPIKRTTGTTTSTVNNSTKNKSKLEPRPPSGVGKKRTDAVSLLFSAKRPPSRKVERTPTATTTTTTTTATRTTKTPQKSARTKSLERLKGQQSQQQQQQQQQQQQQQQQQSTQGPQQTQQQQVPLRQAPSASSLETKTESLSTENWSSIGKEVPKSNAKNQQQHQKGPAKGSRMQELEREIEILRKDRARLEANLREATTDAQSLRDLKTELASLKEQHSLELDRLAEENEALRARLRNVAHSPLSDSEKQQLLLDASRLHNSAPASIAIPQDDSCTPNANLPQDSAQCTTPDWDKHSSSSISEVSVACLQDRILQMEETHYSTNEELQATIQELSDLQAQLTELQADNERLTEEKGVLLESLCRQTEKLEDSRSKVDTLQGLLLREEQPQESSKGYNTEREQKLVDLLKSAQEEREALLQKQEELTSELKNLRTTADANATEAERLRKCVHLLESTIETVNIERKQLDVELAEARQEGANRSIEISRLATLLDNARAKIEELEQSRQVESKSEADELLDAARREKDTLETQAAALQEQLARSHCDHDRLRDQYSQLQEEYKVARNNAKSAIDDLEYRLNQLKDERLSVSTELQLVRDSLAELQTQCQRHLEDKRELKAALSEAQRREREAQTHQYELERALAEERRLRQEESAEWEQFQTDLLMTVRVANDFKTEAQSELERVVLENKAQRDKLRTLEAQLDKLNKGDTTVSNNKVFDTTSRNKRKPTSIILKRGRTITKRPREIRRHISPTNFFKTIIKKNSYKITNNNTKLAPTNNTTKEQDIAELSKDETDLGNPCSVKEVIKVDEKLMSGKEIEFCPASTPKTRSPDTSTGLTILESKIVDPIKENIDEVSEKLSTEQSVNIQQSELYSEINNSIDIDLNNTLENENSNRKLYIPSSINVDKNATSKSSLLKNIKGIQSIDTNSYGINISNSRFFVPKNYVFSDIDSSMNDLKFEVDPEMSKLLQKSENKILNETDSNLISEISREKSLEDPLISKTTVTKDVLTSPNKQKSLHQFPEANNSTKEIVNLNDKKKRLFLKRYESKPSSEIVDSLLDNIQYKSKSNMTNYLKYKNFSTSLDNLDSYKITDNNDIIQTHRSYESLPIIDYEMKSKMIKEENSKSNQSTINNKKQNCVSVNDNEQSPIKRNYRSGHNTDTHTSVYKQRNIDVKAKITKSTIKSKDANYNSNNISTKFHLERDQLKDADSLNSPKKNTGKVIYECKNSKSFEYSKYNYLEKRNSYPSMSSIKHIPISPVCNKMHSITPSYTSNRTSNYTLRDRTQTSEQFSPTKILNKSFKDISKYNDLQSDRYLALCEANRLKRLKFLRMNLQTDYNIEDKKTQVSNSHVARKIPINNDNYSTSIVPEVSQNDTNYALLCKDRAIGRTSSLRDKFETIIEDVELRAGRRSLTGKTCDHPIDFSANQKVVQQPPARPASTPTETQQCVLTSVQQEMAARRKANISRQDSRLSVKCLIESIENATKQAKAGPGSRSSSTSSLNSIGTNDIMTLKSPLRDQQQINNLICTSNSPNNNKTQAAINRKPLSETKSAVPVVLSPGELLDSAALNVKAIDFVRRNSVTDLSERKDPLCGLIKNGGSKRNALLKWCQNKTLGYRNIDITNFSSSWNDGLALCAILHSYLPYKVPYDTLTPAEKRKNFSIAFSAAESVGIPTTLNIGEMCQLERPDWQQVMTYVTSIYKHFET